The genome window AACACTGCTTGGTGCCTGCAAGACACATGGATATAAAGGCCTTGGAGAGCACATAAGTAGAAAAATCCTCAAGCTAGATCCAAGCAGCCCTGAGAATTATGTGTTTGTGTCCAATGTGTATGCTTCTCTAGGCAGATGGTCAAGCGTTTGCCAAGTTAGGAGCCTAATGAAAGAGAAGGCACCCAAAAAACAACATGGGTGGAGCTCCATAGAGATAAATTTCATGGTCCACAAGTTCATCATGGGAGAATGAATCACAcccaaaaagggaaaagatTTATGGGATGCTACACCAAATGGCTAGAAAGTTGAAACAAGTGGGCCATGTAGCTTCTACAGTTGATGTGCTCCATGACATagatgaagaggaaaaagagtATGCATTAGGCCTTCATAGTGAGAGGTTGGCTATTGCTTATGGCCTGCTACACACCCCCAATGGCTCACCCATTAGAATTGTGAAGAACCTTAGAGCTTGTAGAGACTGCCATGAGGTCATAAAGCTCATATCTGAGgtttacaatagagaaataat of Vitis vinifera cultivar Pinot Noir 40024 chromosome 17, ASM3070453v1 contains these proteins:
- the LOC104878172 gene encoding pentatricopeptide repeat-containing protein DWY1, chloroplastic-like, with the translated sequence MARKLKQVGHVASTVDVLHDIDEEEKEYALGLHSERLAIAYGLLHTPNGSPIRIVKNLRACRDCHEVIKLISEVYNREIILRDRVCFHHFRERGCSCNDYW